Part of the Cuculus canorus isolate bCucCan1 chromosome 17, bCucCan1.pri, whole genome shotgun sequence genome is shown below.
GCATTGTGGTCAACGAAGATTCTGCCAGTTCTTGCTGGGTTCGGTATAGTCTGACTAAGAGCTATCTTCTGTTAGCTCTCAGAACTGTTTTTCTGATTGAGGTGTGAGTTACTGATAATGCTGCGCTGTAGGGCTACACTTAATGCTACAcattcatctttctttcctaCTGCAGCATATACATAGGTTCTTAAATGACACTTGGACCAGTCGTTATCACAAGGATCTCAGTCCAGATCTGCTGACCTTTCTCTGGTCTGTCATTGCTTCCATATTTTCTCTCGGAGGCCTGTGTGGAGCTCTTGTGGGTGGCAGCATGGCTATCCGACTAGGCAGGTAAGTCGCTGCAGCAGGCCTACAGcagtgtgttttcctgcttcctCAGTGGAATATAAAGTagacaaactaaaaaaaaaggggggagaaaatgCACTTCAGGTGACTGTAAATGGTTTTCACTTCAGAGTTTTCTAGTAGAATTTTACAGCATGTTCCAGTGTGACTTTAGAAGGTGAGCTCTGAATTATAGCCTCCAGTCTAGTCTGTCCCTTACATCTGTTGGAATCCAAGGAGTGTGCACATGCTGCACGGTAGGAAATGCAGCTCCCCTGTACTCATCCACAGCCTTTGTGCTGGTGAGGACGGGCTGTGTCGTCTGTAGCGTTTCTCACAGTCTGGATAGATACAGCAGAAATGAACAAACACGACTCCTACCTGGTCAGGCATTGCTGTCAGTTATGCATTGTCTTTATTTCcttaatgtttgttttttggggtttttttcctcctctttagGAAAGGAGCTCTTTTGATGAATAATGTCATAGCGATAGTGGCCTCCATTTTAATGGGGATCAGTTTTCCTACAGGATCATTCGAGTTACTGATTGCTGGAAGGTTTTTGATTGGCGTAAATTCAGGTGAATTATTTCCTATTCCTACTTTCAATAAACTACAGTGAATGATAAATTATAGGTACTGCTGATTCTTTAGGTTTTATGACACATGTTTGTACAGGGCTTTGTAGATATGATGACAGCAGTGTTCTGTAGTCTAACCTGGAATCTGAAGGGAGCTGAATTTATAGGAAATTAACCTTAAATTCCATTTCCTACCTGTTTTGGTTCAtaactgttttcaaagcaaaatctATTAATAGGAacatgtttttccatttccttacAGGTATTGGGCTCTGTGTCCAGCCTCTCTATCTTGGGGAGGTTGCCCCAAAACACCTTAGAGGTAGCATGGCCATGGGAAGTTCCATCTTTCTGACTGGGGGAATCCTGACAGGACAAATAATTGGTTTGAGGTTAGAGAAGCATTTTTTCCTATGTTATTCACATGTAAACAATTCCAATTTCCTGTTTCTTGAAGGGCAAACATCTTGCTCCTAAAAGTCTTCTGAATACTCACCAACAGCTAtttactaaatttttttttttcctccttttcccacacCTCTCCCAGGGAATTATTAGGTGGAGAAGCATATTGGCCTCTGTTGCTAtccagcagctgcttcccagcattTGCCCAACTTGTATTCCTGCCCTGGTTTCCTGAAAGTCCCAGATATCTCCTTATTGACAGAGGGGatgagctgagctgtgccagaggTGAGTTACAGTGCTTGTACCTCCTCTGTTGCCCTCAGAAGGGTACGCTGAGTATGTCAGGTTCCAGGCTCTCCTGTTACCTTTATCTGCACAACACAGTTACATCACCTAGTGCTTCTTCACCTGTGTTTTTCCTCCAGTGAGCTTATATAGAAAAAGGGATTTTGGAACCTGGGAGTCTGTGATGGATCGTGAACAAAACTTTATTATCTTGTTTGAAATAtatgttcagatttttttgttcttcaatgAACTCTCTAAAGGTTTCATCACTATTCTCTTGGACAGAGTAACCTACCTGGGCACCTCTCACTGGATTGTTCACTTCTCAAGTCACGTCACAGATTAAGTATTGGTTACATCGGATATTTTCTGCCATTCACTGACATTGTTGTACTTCTCCTGtaagaaataatggaaattaatgtaataaaaaggAAACGGCATAAGTAGCTGAAAAACCAGAGAGCTTTTTACTGAACAAGAGGTGATGTTGAAGGAGGGTGATTCATTGGCTATTTGAAGCAGAAAACTCCTTATCctcttttttctaaatgtttagttatcttttaaataccttttttctccctgttttatCACGTGGGAGAACTATGACAGCATAAACTTTTCACGTTTATTTTATCTTTGACACATCTatgattgttttccttttatttaaaccCTACTGGAGAAATAACTGTAACGTGGTAGCTGTGCAGTACAGCATAAATCGTACATTTAATCTTGAAGCTTTTAGAGGAACTGATGTTCTCTACTCCTAAATTCTAGGACCGTTAGTAAAGATTTTGGCCTTGCATCCAAATGACTTCTGGTCATACTTGCCTTAGAAGAATTACGGATCATCTTTGCTCACTGATTGTGTTTCACTGGTGAAACTAAAGACAGGGATGTGACAAAAGGATTCATACTGCCTAGAATTTAAGCAGAAGACTTCAAACTGGTTAGAGAGTCCTTTGGTGAGAAGCCTGTTTGGAGGTCTGTGGTTCAGATACAAAGCACTTAAAATCTTTTGGTTGGTGACTATTTCCAAGTCAGGTATTCCTCTAAGGAAAGCCAAGTGACACCACTGAAATCTCAAAATCCACCACAgcaaaaaatgctggaaaaacgGCAAGCAAAAAACAAGTCACAAAGCAAATTACTTTTCCCAGCTTCTCAAATCAGAAAGTTTCCATGTCCTACGGAAAGCCATTTCATCATAGAAAGAGATGACTTTGCACAAGTTGTGGTCAATGGGTAAGCATAAGAgaattgattttcttcttttttgtagCTTTGAAGCGATTCCACAGTTCCTCAGAGTATCGACGAGAGATGGAAGATATACAGCGGGAATGCTTTGCCTTAGACGGGGAGAAACCCAAGAAGCCCTGGCAATTATTCACCGATCGTGGTGTGAGATGGCAGCTCATCACTGTGATCGTGATGACTATGGGCCAGCAGCTCAGTGGGATAAACGCGGTGAGATTTCATATGTACAAACAAGTTAAATAAGTAGCTAATGtccatttgtttttcagccTTTTATTAACACAAAGGATGTGCATAAAGAAGCTCAGAGAAATGGGATAAGTGGGGAAGAATATCCATGTATTATTTCTGTGGggtgttttccctttttttttttatttctgtgtttctggtgtataaatttctctAAAGAATCACTTAACGCTTCTGCTTCCCTTCTTCTGAAACAGTAAGTACAGGTGGATCAGTTTATCCTATTGTGTCTGGTTTAAGAATGTAAAGTATTATATTCAATAAGTGAATAGCTGTATTTGCTTTATGATAGCAATACATTTATCTAGACACGAATTTAACAGATTCTTCTTGCTGTTCATGTCAAATTAATAACTCACAGTATAAAATATTGAGCTCTATGTTTAGTATGAACTTGGCAACGTTTCCAGCTGATGACTTAATTACCAGGAAGcctcattatttattttgttgttgtagaTTTATTTCTATGCAACTTACATTTTCAAACAAGCTGGCATCTCAGCAGAAAAAATCCCGTATGTGACGCTCGGCACTGGTGGTTGCGaatgcctcactgccctcacctGCGTAAGTAACCACTTATTCTACCACCTGGGTTAAAAAACTGAACAACATTGGTAAATATGAGATCAGTAGAGTAACAGACAATGATGTCTCGTCCACAGGGTTTACTGATTGACTACGTGGGAAGAAGATACCTCATCATTGGGGGTTATCTCCTTATGACCCTTTGGAGCGTTGTGTTAACCTTCTCTCTGACTTACCAGGTGTAAAGGACTCATTCATGTTACATGATACGGCCATAGGGAGTGGAAATCTGTGATGCTGAAATGCTGGAAGATAAGAGCTAGCCAAATTTAAACAGCTACTTGAAAAATGTCAGCAATTGAAAGATTTGATCAATTCTGCAGCCGTATTTCCCTAAAATAAGAGAATGCTCTAGGTTAAGGTTTGATCATGTATTTGTCTTAAAGCTGCAGCTGTGTTTAATGCTGACAAAACATGACAAAATAGCATTTATTCTagcttttaaagtaattttaggCTGAAATACTACATGGTGATGATAGTAAGCTTCAGAGTCCATTTCAGCCACATAATGGTAACGTaaacatcaaacaaaaaatactgcaaaaatgaTGAAATTCAGAAGACACTTAAATCCATGACGTGTAAATTCACAAACTGTTGGAAACTCCCTAGGAAGATTAAATTCACAGGACCTTAAATTTACCACATGAAGACAACAGGCTGCCTTGCAAATGTATCGAACAGTTATGTTCTGTATTGGTGTACATTTTTAGCCTTGGAAAACTATAAATCTCGACAGAAGTACCAGACTCCATTTAGTAAAGATtattaaatgaacaaaatttaatttctctgaggGAGTCCTGTTACATAAATGAGCTGTGAACAGCCACGAGTGACTGTTTGCCTCGGTTGCAATAATGGAGCAAAAGGAAACAACTGTTTGGTCTGACTTCAAAACTGGATTTGCAGAATCTGAACTGAATCTCATTCTCTGTTTCAGGAGCTGTACTCATGGGTGCCTTACGTGAGCATGACTGCTATCTTTGCCTTCATCCTGAGCTTCGGGCTGGGACCAGGTATTACAGGAGGGAATGGTTTGAAGTGGTTCAGTGTGTCTGGGGGATGGCATACAGCTGTCAGTATTTACCGTGGGGCTGGTGGTGCTCTGGGTAGGGAACACAAGCCTGTCTCATCAGAACAGTTCCATCTCCCACACCACACGTGTTTCTCAGGGCCAGCTACACACGGAGGGTCTGAATTCTGGCTTTCAGTTCAGCTGAGCCATACGAGAAGAAAGACACCTGTTAATGCTTTTGCAGGGGCTCCTGCTCCTGAGCAGTGCTGCTGAAATAGGGCCACTCCTTAGAAGGACACTTGCCACGCAAGCTGTAGATTCAAAAATGTGCTGCTAAGACTAGTTTCTTTGAATACAATTGGTTCAGCTAATGGCACATCCAAAATCAACTCCGTTTTTCTGGCTTTGGAAATACTGCAAATGAACAATTAGCATAATAACTTGTTGTTTCTCAAACCCATTCCCCAGGTGGCATCACAAATACCTTGACAGCTGAGTTATTCATACAGTCTTCACGTCCTGCTGCTTACATGATAGCAGGGACTATCAGCTGGATTAGCTTCTTCACAATTGGAATGCTCTTTCCCTTCATAGTGGTAAGTGTGCACAACACATTTTCTCAGTTGCCTCACCTCCCGTTTAACCTTCCCTCAGGTTCCATCaaattgctttcttctcatACAGTCACACTTGAGCGTGGGATGCACACTGCCCCTCAGCCCAGTACAACCAGATTCAGTCCCTCTTCAAAGGTTTTTTAGATATCgacaaaaaataataacacaTAACTGAAACAAATCTTTTCTGGAAATCCAAAAGGAATTTCACAAGCttaattttggaagaaatacCCCCAAAAAGGAATGGATGGGGGTAATTTCCAcgttcagatttaaaaaaaaaatggagaagggatCAGAACTAGAAAAATGTAATCAGATATTGAGATTCAGAGAACATTTCTTATTGGTGCCTTGTGCTTTTATGTCCAAGTGAAGCAGAAGTACCTGGGCGCAGGGGCTCCTGCCTTCGCCGAGAGCTCGCTGAACTTGCAGAGGGTTCTGTGCTCAGGGAGATTAATACCATGAACAATACAGGCTTTCGCTTCcagctttgtattttcagtgttagCACTTATTCTTGAGAGTGAAACAcgcaggagcagcaggcagcagggtgTCGTGATCTGAGAGTCCCTTCTGGGTTGAACTCTGCTTCTCAATAAGatcatgggtttttttaatatatagcgttgaaaaaatattaacaaacaTTCAGGAAAAGATAAATCATATAAAGCATGTGACAGCTAAATAGCAAGTGTGGATTTGTCATTACATGGTGAATTGTTTAGCGTGTGTTTAAATggtatatttttaaacaaaagactACTGTTGCACAGTACTAAGTAGACTTTTAACTAAAACTCCAATTTAACAAGCGACAGGTAATATAAGGACGGgtattattaattaaaaatacctgAGCAGCAAGGCTGGGTGtgaatggaaacaaaaagctttttcttctccaaacccTGTTACACTTGAAATATGTTGCAATCAATGGCATTTCACTTTCAGAACGGGCTGAAGCAGTATTGTTTCCTGGTTTTCTTACTGGAATGCTCCTTGGTTGCTGCTTTCATCTTCCTCATAATTCCTGAGACAAAAAACAAGTCTTTTCTGGAAATCCAGAAGGAATTTCACAAGCtgaattttggaagaaatgCCCCAAAAAAGGAGAACGAGCTTTATGAAAGGCGACAACTCCATGATGAGTTTAAAAAGAATTCTGTCTAATTTCACAGCTGTAACAGAACTTTAGTAAGAATAATGAAGTCTCTCCCAAATTAGCAGTGTATCACCTGGTACAAGAGCTTATTAAATCCTCCTGTATATTTAGAGGAACCTTAATTAAAAGCtagttaatttttctgaaatgctatTACAACATATATTGCTGAAGTGctataaatgaaatattctattATACATAGAGGATTTGATTTTTAGATACAGGTTGGCTGTTGCAGGGACAGAAACACCAGGTGGGGGATCAGGGAGTTCCTCCCCCAGCAGAATTCTGCAGATAATTCAGCAGGTCTTCTAAGTCCCTTCTTCAGATTCAGGTCATCAAGagtattttaatgcttttctgaataaaatattctgaggCGTTAAATCCCAAACGGGAATAGATCTGCTGTGAAACCAGTATTTGAACTATTCCAGTTTATATATAGTTGGGCTAGTGGCCGTTTTTCACTTAAATAGTTCTTCAACCTATATAAGGACACTCCTCTCCCACTGCTACTGCTGTAACTGTGCAAAGACAGTACAGCACCCATCTCAGTTACTGTTATTTGTGATAATGTTTATTATCACAAATAAGAAGACTTGTTTCCTGAAAGGGTGctaataaaacatttcctgGAGTTTGAGTTTGGGTTCATTTTTCCGCCTTAAAGTGGCATCTTAACATCTTAAACCTTGCAGCTCGTAAAACCTCTTGTAGTGCTGAAGGTTAATTCCAGCAGACTGAGATCAACATCACACAAAGCACTAAGGAGTAGAGAGGGGCGTTGACAGGAATGACACACTTGTCACCTTTAAAGCTTTTCCAAGGTGGCCTGACAGAACACGCACGACGAGATCACTGACAGCTTGGAGGACCTATGGAATGagctttctgcttcctctccaaCATTTATCCGGGGCTCTTCttcaacataaaataaattctttgtattttattagtCAGAAAGTAAGAAATCATATTTAAGTGGGGTGTTTATTAGCCCTTCTAACACTCCTTTCCGCAGCTGTAGCTGCCAGAACAGCACTCCTGCCTTACCCAATACAGCTTCTCCTGGTTGTAAGCATTTCCCAGTTCCATCTGTTGCTTAACAAGCACTGGGGCAAGCACTGGCTTTCTTTtacatttctcttccttctctcagaaataaagtttttaatgaaaacgTAGGAAGCAAACacaatttttctgatttttggtAGCTAAATCACGtgtttaattgaaaaatagCATTAATTCATGGTGGAGGAGGGAGTGTCAGGAAGGGATCTTCTTGTTCTTTAGTTTATCCTCTAGGTTTgcaaagtatttcattttgGCTAGAAGCTTCTTGGCTTCTTGAAAATCATctgcaatgaaataaaacatatcaTGGTTACAGAGTGAGGGCTAAATTTTCAACCTGAACCTCAAGATTTCAACGACAACTCTTGTTCCAGAACAAATTGCTGCAAGCTGTGTGGACCCATACAGCGGTAAAATCACGTTGCCTACTATTTTATCTTGGGTGGCTTTGGAACACGTCAGATTTACAAAAcgtggaaaaatgtaaaattcagaaaagaaatgtgacagGAATGCCTTGCAGTGACTTTCTGTGAAGTGGCCACAGCACTGGTGCAGCCACTGGAGAAATTTTTTCCCCTGGGAACAAACAAAACCGATTCCTTAGCATCTGCATTCCTACTTGACATAAGTGTTTTGATGCAAACTGAATTAACTGCAAATTTTgcatctggttttctttttttcagtgtgaggTCCTGAATTTCCTGAATCAGCAGAAAGGTCAGCTTAGACGTCTTTAGTTCTAAATACCAAACAAAGAACACTTGTTTATGCAGTATTTCTGTCCTGTAGTTCAGAAAACCTTTGTCAGTAAGGGCTGTGGGTTCTTTAAGCCTTTATAACTGATCTGTAGGGCAGCTGAATACTGAATAGAAATAACTACCTTGTTCAAAAGCTGCGGCCACCGCTTTGGTCAGTTCTTCTTGCTTAACTGTAAGACAAATGATTTAtttcattcactttttcttACATACTTAACATATTTAATACCACTGCATTCTGATTGTCTGTGGTGGGAAACTGAATTTTAAGTCTCAGAGTCTTTGAGGGCTAAGAGAGCTTTTCATCAgattgctgtcattttttttgttaattataattccaaacagaaatatttctttgcttaaaGAGGTTTACAGACAGCAATTCCGATGCAGATCAATGGTCCCAGAAATCTAACGTATGCTTGGGGTAACAGTTTACCCTGCTACCATTAATTTTCTTCGGTTCCTCATAGTTTTTATTCTAATTGCTTTTGGCACGCTGCTGTTATTACAAAGAATTAAATATACCTCACTGTATAAACTCACTGTTTAATATAAACTCACCGTTTTGGGTATCACCAACAATATAAACAAGCAAGCTGCTTGTATAAGGATAATCATCACTTAATATAAAGGTTGCCAAGCTGAGGAAGgtgaaagaaatacaatatCTGTATAAATTAGATGATTTAATGTGGTCAGTCAGGCATTTTATTAAACTTCATTCTAAGTAGTTCTTTCTTGCATAACAGCCTGCCCCAATCGGCTCAAAGCAAATCAAGTTTGTTTTTATAGTCAATATATAAATCGACTTTGCCATCAGATAGGTGGTGGTGTACAGATTTTCTCAATCCTAATTTGATGTTTAGGTGGCACAAACTGGTAAAGGTAACTGTTTTCTGGGGGATGAAGCTCTTACAGTGGGTAAATTCCAGACTACCCCGAGTCAGAGATGCTTAAAGAAATACACTGCAAAAGTTGAGTCTTCAGAAACATTCTCCTGTTACACAAGATGCAGTGAATCGGTTGTGTACAAACCCCTCACATCACAACCTACCTTTAATTAAAGTTTCAATTTCCTCCAAGATGGCCTCATTTTTAGACTCTGCtaatttctcattaatttcCATGATTTCCATGAGAAACTCTGAGTCCGCATCACAGTCCGTCTCCTGTGCCGGCTCTACTCCGTTCACCTCCAGCTGGCAAAGAAAGGGGGAGTTTGGAAATACACGTTCTTACATCAATTTCATGAATTATTTTCGTGAATGTTAGGTCTGTATTTGGGCTCACTCAGACTTGGATCTGAAAAGCTTCCAGTTTATTCCATGAAATGTGCATAAAGAGTCAGCCTGAAAATTAACTCcatagcaaagcagaaaaaaaatggcaattaaCCAAAGCAAACGAACGTAACAAAGGCTGCTGAGGACCAGATGAGTTGAAGGCACAGCCATGGCCAAGCGCAACGCATGATGTAGGAACTGAATGAGTGTAACACGAACAGCGAACGAGATGGCAATAATCAGTAAAATGCtaaagaaaacagtggaaaaaatgatTAATCTTCAGACAAGCTTGTTGTCGGTGTCTCTTCAACCCCCAGTAATCAGAGGAACACCAATTAGCACAGTAACGATGGAGTCGAGGGTTGGATTTGTGTTACCACCAGCAGCCCCGGCCACCCACGATGGCTATAGAGTACAGATCGGTTAAGGGAGTGCAGATAAATCCCGTAGCGGATGCCTCACCAGGTAAAGGCCGCGGCTGAGGGGGTGCAGCAGGGTCTGGTAGGCCTTGTTGATGAGGGAGGAGTGCTGCTCCGAGTAGCGCTGCTCCTCCTGCCAACGGGGGAGATAAGGGACAAGGTAACGAGTGACAGAATGTGTTGAGCTGTGTTACTACACAAATCACACTCCCACTCAGGTGAAACCCTGAACGCTGATTTTTAACAGACTggaaggatggggatggggctgCCTGGACTTATGAACCACATCACCTTGGAGGGCGGAGGCTGGGAGCCCAGCAGCCCCTCAGCGTCCTCCCCAGGCAACAAAAACTGGGGAGTCCCTACGACCCCAACCTGGACACAAATGGGAACTGGGGGCACCAGCCCCAGCCTCGCCTGCCAGGGAACCaggcactggggacactgggggataCCGGCACCAGTCCTGCCCAGGGGAACGGATActggggacatcagggacacTGGCACCAGTCTCGACTGGGACACTGGGCACTGCAGGACACTGGCACCAGTCCTGCCCAGGGAATGAGACGTTGGGAATGCTGGGGACATCAGCGCCAGTCCCGCCTGGGGGACCagacactggggacactggaCACCGGGGACACCGGTGCCAGTCCCACCCGGGACACCAGCGCCACTCTCGCCTGGGGGACAaggcactggggacactggggacccCGGCACCAGTCTCGAACGGGGGGAACAGACACTGGCGACACGAGACACCGGGGGACAACGGCACCAGGCCCGCGCTCACCGGCGGGCGCTGCCCGAAGCGGTCGGGGTGCAGGGCGCGCTGCAGGCTGCGGAACCGGCGGCGCAGGAGGTCGGTGTCTATGCGGAAGGCGCGGTCACTGCGGGGAGAGTGCGGCGTGAGCCCCGCGGCGGCCCCGGGCGCAGCCCGCCCGCCCGCACTCACCACTGCAGCAGCCGGAACAGGTCGGGGCGCGGCGCGGGCGGCTGCAGCGCCCGGCAGCCCGGGCAGAACCGCGGCGGGCCCTCGGCGCCGGGCAGCCCGCGGCCGCAGCTCCAGCACCGGGGCGCCGCGGGGGAGCCCGGGCCGAGGGAGCGCGGCCGAGGGACCACCGAGCCCCCGCCGAGCGCCCGCCGCGCCCCGCACAGGCGCTGCCGCAGCGCCGCCTGCATCGCCCGCACTGGCGGCCCCCGCGCGCGGAACTACAACTCCCGGCAGCCCCCGCGCCACACGCGGGCCCAACGCAGCGGCTCCGGCGCCCCCGCGAgggactacaactcccggcaGACCTCGCGGCACACTTGGAGCGGACGCTCCTATTCCCGGCGGTCTGCGCGCGcgggactacaactcccagcggCCCCGGCGGCAGCGCTGCCCGCGGGGAACCAGAGCATCCTGGAATGGTCTGGGCGagaagggacctcgaagcccatccagtcccatcgCCTGCCGCGGACGGGGACACTCCCCGCAGGATCAGGgtactccaagccccatccaacctggccttgagcacctccagggatggggcagccaccactttgCTGGAAGTCATCCTCCCcaaccttcacagcaaaacatttcttcccaagatctcatctcaatctcccctctttcagctcaatcccctctcccctcatcctgtctctgccctccctgacccagagcccctccccagctttcctgcagtccCTTTCAGCTCTcgaagctgctccaaggtc
Proteins encoded:
- the LOC104068493 gene encoding solute carrier family 2, facilitated glucose transporter member 11 isoform X2, whose product is MAPGKKLPSWTLFLAVCAVGIGGTFQYGYNVSIINSPTQHIHRFLNDTWTSRYHKDLSPDLLTFLWSVIASIFSLGGLCGALVGGSMAIRLGRKGALLMNNVIAIVASILMGISFPTGSFELLIAGRFLIGVNSGIGLCVQPLYLGEVAPKHLRGSMAMGSSIFLTGGILTGQIIGLRELLGGEAYWPLLLSSSCFPAFAQLVFLPWFPESPRYLLIDRGDELSCARALKRFHSSSEYRREMEDIQRECFALDGEKPKKPWQLFTDRGVRWQLITVIVMTMGQQLSGINAIYFYATYIFKQAGISAEKIPYVTLGTGGCECLTALTCGLLIDYVGRRYLIIGGYLLMTLWSVVLTFSLTYQELYSWVPYVSMTAIFAFILSFGLGPGGITNTLTAELFIQSSRPAAYMIAGTISWISFFTIGMLFPFIVNGLKQYCFLVFLLECSLVAAFIFLIIPETKNKSFLEIQKEFHKLNFGRNAPKKENELYERRQLHDEFKKNSV
- the LOC104068493 gene encoding solute carrier family 2, facilitated glucose transporter member 11 isoform X3 yields the protein MESQPLLRGSSMHSKLPSWTLFLAVCAVGIGGTFQYGYNVSIINSPTQHIHRFLNDTWTSRYHKDLSPDLLTFLWSVIASIFSLGGLCGALVGGSMAIRLGRKGALLMNNVIAIVASILMGISFPTGSFELLIAGRFLIGVNSGIGLCVQPLYLGEVAPKHLRGSMAMGSSIFLTGGILTGQIIGLRELLGGEAYWPLLLSSSCFPAFAQLVFLPWFPESPRYLLIDRGDELSCARALKRFHSSSEYRREMEDIQRECFALDGEKPKKPWQLFTDRGVRWQLITVIVMTMGQQLSGINAIYFYATYIFKQAGISAEKIPYVTLGTGGCECLTALTCGLLIDYVGRRYLIIGGYLLMTLWSVVLTFSLTYQELYSWVPYVSMTAIFAFILSFGLGPGGITNTLTAELFIQSSRPAAYMIAGTISWISFFTIGMLFPFIVLFQGGLTEHARRDH
- the HSCB gene encoding iron-sulfur cluster co-chaperone protein HscB; this translates as MQAALRQRLCGARRALGGGSVVPRPRSLGPGSPAAPRCWSCGRGLPGAEGPPRFCPGCRALQPPAPRPDLFRLLQCDRAFRIDTDLLRRRFRSLQRALHPDRFGQRPPEEQRYSEQHSSLINKAYQTLLHPLSRGLYLLEVNGVEPAQETDCDADSEFLMEIMEINEKLAESKNEAILEEIETLIKVKQEELTKAVAAAFEQDDFQEAKKLLAKMKYFANLEDKLKNKKIPS
- the LOC104068493 gene encoding solute carrier family 2, facilitated glucose transporter member 11 isoform X1; amino-acid sequence: MESQPLLRGSSMHSKLPSWTLFLAVCAVGIGGTFQYGYNVSIINSPTQHIHRFLNDTWTSRYHKDLSPDLLTFLWSVIASIFSLGGLCGALVGGSMAIRLGRKGALLMNNVIAIVASILMGISFPTGSFELLIAGRFLIGVNSGIGLCVQPLYLGEVAPKHLRGSMAMGSSIFLTGGILTGQIIGLRELLGGEAYWPLLLSSSCFPAFAQLVFLPWFPESPRYLLIDRGDELSCARALKRFHSSSEYRREMEDIQRECFALDGEKPKKPWQLFTDRGVRWQLITVIVMTMGQQLSGINAIYFYATYIFKQAGISAEKIPYVTLGTGGCECLTALTCGLLIDYVGRRYLIIGGYLLMTLWSVVLTFSLTYQELYSWVPYVSMTAIFAFILSFGLGPGGITNTLTAELFIQSSRPAAYMIAGTISWISFFTIGMLFPFIVNGLKQYCFLVFLLECSLVAAFIFLIIPETKNKSFLEIQKEFHKLNFGRNAPKKENELYERRQLHDEFKKNSV